One Paenibacillus sp. FSL H7-0737 DNA segment encodes these proteins:
- a CDS encoding GNAT family N-acetyltransferase, with protein sequence MYKAIEEITLNTWPAEQSVLLNGWVLRTAAGYTKRANSVNPLYGEKSSLADLTNQIKLAEQYYKDAGLKPVFKITPYIQPANLDEALAERGYTVVEPSSVRLLELEGLATPELRYEIQVQESLTEEWLNAFTKLSALSKDNRSTLTRMLSACHLQQGYILLINNGVPTACGLGVIQNGYIGLFDIITASDQRRQGMAEQLLLALLHWGKTQGATTAFLQVVQANTGASALYDKLGFKEIYQYWYRV encoded by the coding sequence TTGTATAAAGCAATTGAAGAAATCACACTTAATACTTGGCCAGCGGAGCAGAGTGTTCTCCTGAATGGCTGGGTTCTGCGCACAGCAGCTGGATATACGAAAAGAGCTAATTCGGTCAATCCGTTATACGGAGAAAAAAGCTCTCTTGCGGATCTTACAAACCAAATTAAGCTTGCTGAGCAGTACTATAAGGATGCTGGATTAAAGCCAGTATTTAAAATAACGCCGTATATCCAGCCTGCGAACCTGGATGAGGCGCTAGCGGAGCGTGGTTACACAGTTGTCGAGCCATCATCTGTTAGGCTATTAGAACTGGAGGGATTAGCTACTCCTGAGCTTCGATATGAGATACAAGTTCAGGAGAGCTTAACTGAAGAGTGGTTAAATGCATTTACAAAGCTCTCTGCGCTCTCAAAAGACAATCGGAGCACCTTAACTAGAATGTTATCCGCTTGTCATTTGCAGCAGGGCTATATTCTGTTGATTAACAATGGCGTTCCTACCGCTTGTGGTCTGGGTGTTATTCAGAACGGCTACATAGGTCTCTTTGATATTATCACTGCTTCCGATCAGCGTAGACAAGGTATGGCGGAACAACTGCTGCTTGCATTACTACACTGGGGCAAGACGCAGGGTGCAACAACTGCTTTTTTGCAGGTTGTACAAGCTAATACTGGAGCTTCGGCTTTGTACGACAAGCTCGGATTTAAGGAGATATATCAATATTGGTATAGAGTGTAG
- a CDS encoding CobW family GTP-binding protein produces the protein MKIPVIILSGFLGSGKTTLLLSLLKESKVRGLNPGVVMNELGKRDVDGYILQEHTGATVTKLLDGCVCCSRKEDLADSLLVLLRGRPDAIYIELTGVANPEEIAKTLQESALQERVELHFTITLLDAENALEYNSRLSSDKQLVRTLRKQLSTADLIVVNKSDLVEPETLWRIEKGVRKQNTEAEIVYTHYSEINLSPILSGITPRKIIAPAPQRAPQTFKGATLKQMNSEQGATAVKERQEEPHASFSQVTAITLTIPQAGTIMPSKERLEAFFQEWGDNLLRAKGHILLSEQEPVQLVQYAGMRTSWEASRYPGMPYVVFIGINLDEELLADRWSTLFEP, from the coding sequence ATGAAGATACCAGTAATTATTTTGAGCGGGTTTCTGGGGAGCGGGAAGACAACTCTGCTGTTGTCCCTGCTGAAAGAGAGCAAGGTAAGGGGTCTGAACCCTGGCGTAGTTATGAATGAGCTGGGAAAGAGAGATGTAGATGGGTATATTCTGCAGGAGCATACGGGTGCAACCGTGACTAAGCTACTGGACGGATGTGTATGCTGTAGCCGTAAAGAGGATTTGGCAGACAGCCTACTGGTACTGCTAAGAGGACGCCCCGATGCTATTTATATCGAGCTTACTGGCGTCGCGAATCCGGAAGAAATCGCCAAAACATTACAAGAATCCGCTCTTCAAGAAAGGGTCGAATTGCATTTTACGATCACCTTATTGGATGCAGAAAACGCCTTGGAATATAACAGCAGACTCTCCTCTGACAAACAGCTGGTTCGTACGCTTCGCAAGCAGCTGTCCACCGCTGATCTCATTGTCGTTAATAAGAGCGATCTTGTAGAGCCTGAAACCTTATGGCGAATTGAAAAAGGTGTCCGAAAACAAAATACAGAGGCTGAAATCGTATATACCCATTACAGCGAAATCAACCTTTCACCGATATTATCAGGAATCACCCCACGTAAAATCATCGCTCCCGCGCCACAACGAGCACCTCAAACCTTTAAAGGCGCAACTCTTAAACAAATGAATTCAGAACAGGGAGCTACAGCAGTAAAAGAACGGCAAGAAGAGCCCCACGCTTCTTTTTCCCAAGTGACCGCCATCACGTTAACCATTCCGCAAGCAGGGACTATAATGCCTTCCAAAGAACGGCTAGAGGCTTTCTTTCAAGAATGGGGTGACAACCTGCTCCGTGCCAAAGGCCATATCCTTTTGTCCGAACAGGAACCGGTTCAACTTGTCCAATATGCCGGAATGCGTACAAGCTGGGAGGCATCACGTTACCCTGGAATGCCTTATGTGGTATTCATCGGGATAAATTTAGATGAGGAACTGCTGGCAGATCGGTGGTCCACCTTATTCGAACCTTGA
- a CDS encoding permease, which translates to MPNHLELLDNAYIDTFKTGFIGILLEALPFVLAGALLSSLLRVFIPDEMISRWIPRQALPAILFACLLGIIFPVCECGMIPLVRRLIHKGMPVYVAIVFILSGPILNPVVYGATLTAFRNHSELAYARMGLAFAVACIIGLIIYATVKKSPIRLSVQWETDNTHHNNSRGGKLAAVFVHTSDEFFEMGKYLIIGCLLTAGIQTFMVQDSLAAIGDKPLGSYFFMMGLAFVLSLCSTSDAFVASTFVHSFPAGALLAFMVFGPMLDFKNSLMLLSLFKTKFALYLFFLIFSSVFIGAVLMSLWL; encoded by the coding sequence GTGCCAAATCACCTGGAGCTACTAGACAACGCGTACATCGACACGTTCAAAACCGGCTTTATCGGGATTTTGCTAGAAGCCTTGCCGTTTGTGTTAGCAGGAGCTTTATTATCCTCGCTGCTTCGGGTCTTTATCCCAGATGAAATGATCTCCCGCTGGATTCCACGGCAGGCGCTTCCGGCCATTTTATTCGCTTGCCTGCTCGGAATTATTTTTCCAGTATGCGAATGTGGAATGATCCCTCTCGTCCGCCGACTAATCCATAAGGGGATGCCTGTCTACGTGGCGATCGTGTTTATTTTATCCGGGCCCATCCTAAATCCAGTCGTCTATGGAGCAACACTGACGGCATTTCGCAACCACTCAGAACTGGCCTATGCCCGGATGGGTCTAGCTTTTGCAGTCGCCTGTATTATAGGCTTGATTATCTATGCAACGGTGAAAAAGTCCCCGATACGCCTTAGCGTTCAGTGGGAAACCGATAACACTCATCATAATAATTCTCGTGGAGGAAAGTTAGCCGCCGTCTTCGTGCATACCTCGGATGAATTTTTTGAGATGGGAAAATACTTAATCATTGGCTGCCTATTGACCGCTGGCATTCAGACGTTTATGGTTCAGGACAGTTTGGCTGCGATCGGAGATAAGCCGCTCGGGTCTTATTTTTTCATGATGGGCCTGGCATTTGTGCTTTCGCTCTGTTCCACCTCAGATGCCTTTGTAGCTTCCACCTTTGTACATTCTTTTCCAGCAGGAGCACTGCTCGCTTTTATGGTATTTGGGCCGATGTTAGATTTCAAAAATTCATTGATGTTACTCTCGCTGTTTAAGACCAAATTCGCTCTTTATTTGTTCTTTCTTATCTTTTCGAGCGTATTTATCGGAGCCGTACTCATGTCCTTATGGCTGTAA
- a CDS encoding PadR family transcriptional regulator produces the protein MPESSERGALTEAVFYILLSLYTAMHGYAIMQNVKDLSHGRVELGAGTLYGAINTLLEKNWIRAIEGEEGSRRKEYEITELGKTVIQGELIRLEELIANGKRIAGGESK, from the coding sequence ATGCCTGAAAGCTCAGAAAGAGGAGCCTTAACGGAAGCTGTATTTTACATTTTATTGTCTTTATACACCGCAATGCACGGATACGCGATTATGCAGAATGTGAAGGATTTAAGTCATGGTCGAGTGGAACTTGGAGCGGGCACTTTATATGGAGCTATCAACACCTTGCTTGAGAAAAACTGGATAAGAGCTATAGAAGGGGAAGAAGGCTCCCGAAGAAAGGAATACGAAATTACTGAATTAGGGAAGACAGTGATTCAGGGGGAGCTTATCCGGTTGGAAGAACTGATTGCCAATGGGAAGAGAATAGCTGGAGGTGAGTCCAAATGA
- the rpmG gene encoding 50S ribosomal protein L33, translating into MRVIITLACTETGDRNYTTTKNKRNHPERMEMKKYCPRLKRVTLHRETR; encoded by the coding sequence ATGAGAGTAATCATTACTTTGGCATGCACGGAGACAGGAGATCGTAACTATACAACTACCAAGAATAAGCGAAATCACCCAGAACGTATGGAAATGAAGAAATATTGTCCACGTCTGAAAAGAGTTACATTACACCGCGAAACCCGGTAA
- a CDS encoding PAS domain S-box protein, whose protein sequence is MSEFLFKQLYLRSSIGVAVVSPKEGTLIQSNPALCHMLGYSEEELLNMHYLDLIYPDDVADDDHYVILNNLLADPGTAIELERRFLCKGGEIIWVAQHIFLILQENSSEPLVLISELTDITDRKLAEDKIQEDQHLYNLITQNTPDMISFGGPDGTLHYVSPSVELLLGYPPDEMIGTKRPEYYHAEDALEMTKHGKLYSDTDVYTRRARHKDGHYLWIESSSQVVRDDQGEIKQILTIGRDITQRKKYEDMLAQAQYLAKMGSWEWDATKTRLTVSREMRNIFGFSLDDSNHSYFDYKRVLSCIDPDDFTRLQKLVHQSLANGTNGEVMVRIKSADGKLKFLDAHWEVTKDEEGRVLQISGIAQDVTERHQMEEQMRDSEQNYRLLSENSMDFISRNTADGDLIYLYASPICQTMFGYTPEEMYETRGIDYIHPEDKEKVVSYLSNCMEGKKLDPVTFRFLCKDGTYIWTETTLRYIYSETFGGRELVCVTRDIAERARHFEEIEKLSNEHALILNSVSEGIFGMNLEGDTMFINPAAITMLGYDPTEWLNSKFHTIHQTWLDNEPFLGIQKTLIPSHFNNRSFDEKEGVFWRQDGSSFLVRYHMTPLFDGEERIGAVVVFRDITEEKEIVRAKESAEEADRAKSEFLAIMSHELRTPMNGIIGMADLLSGTELNEEQSYYTQIITSSGEALLHILNEVLDFSKIEAGMMTLELQMVDLREVIQNVSELFYPKVKEKGLLLTINIAPDLPFVIVTDEARLRQILVNLVGNAVKFTETGEISISASLEASQKSGNIIVKFMVKDTGLGIPVASQGLLFQSFSQLHPSINRKYGGTGLGLAISKKLVELLGGAIGVRSCEEHGSEFFFTVEVSLPKEEWIQKVTLHPSVDTDKSNKPNARASDTGEYGPMSILIAEDHPVNQQLMLAYMKKRGYFPDVASNGEEAVRAVLSKDYDLVFMDIQMPIMDGIEATGIIREKLGLSPIIIAATAFARNEDKDMCLSAGMQDFISKPISIKELDRVLKDWSTRIR, encoded by the coding sequence GTGTCTGAATTTCTTTTTAAGCAACTATACTTACGGTCTTCTATAGGGGTTGCTGTAGTCTCTCCCAAGGAAGGGACCTTGATTCAATCCAATCCAGCACTTTGCCATATGCTTGGTTACTCTGAAGAAGAGCTTTTAAATATGCACTATCTAGATCTTATTTATCCAGACGATGTAGCTGATGATGATCATTACGTTATCCTGAACAATCTCTTAGCAGATCCTGGGACCGCAATAGAGTTAGAAAGACGGTTCTTATGTAAGGGTGGCGAGATAATCTGGGTAGCTCAACATATATTTCTGATTCTTCAGGAGAACTCTAGTGAACCCCTTGTCTTGATCTCAGAACTTACGGATATCACAGACCGAAAGCTTGCGGAAGATAAGATTCAGGAAGATCAGCATTTATATAATTTGATCACACAAAATACGCCGGATATGATTTCTTTTGGCGGACCAGACGGTACACTGCACTACGTTTCTCCTTCAGTGGAGTTGTTGCTAGGATATCCTCCAGATGAAATGATCGGTACGAAAAGACCTGAGTATTATCACGCAGAAGATGCCCTTGAAATGACAAAACACGGAAAGCTCTATTCTGATACGGATGTGTATACACGCAGGGCCCGGCATAAAGACGGACATTATTTGTGGATTGAGAGCAGCTCACAGGTGGTACGCGATGATCAGGGGGAAATCAAGCAGATATTAACGATCGGCCGCGATATTACGCAGCGTAAGAAATATGAGGATATGCTGGCGCAAGCCCAATATCTTGCGAAAATGGGATCGTGGGAATGGGATGCGACGAAAACGCGGTTGACGGTTTCTAGAGAGATGCGTAACATTTTTGGCTTTTCGTTGGACGACAGCAATCATTCCTATTTTGATTACAAACGAGTGCTTTCCTGTATTGATCCAGATGATTTTACTAGACTTCAAAAGCTGGTTCACCAGTCTTTAGCGAATGGGACGAATGGCGAAGTTATGGTTAGAATTAAAAGTGCGGATGGAAAATTGAAGTTTCTTGATGCACACTGGGAAGTGACTAAAGATGAGGAAGGAAGAGTGCTACAGATCAGCGGGATTGCCCAGGATGTGACTGAACGTCATCAAATGGAGGAACAGATGCGTGATAGTGAGCAGAATTACCGACTCCTGTCGGAAAATTCAATGGATTTCATTTCACGTAATACAGCGGACGGAGACCTCATCTATCTATATGCATCACCCATTTGCCAGACGATGTTCGGCTATACACCGGAAGAAATGTACGAAACGAGAGGTATTGATTACATACATCCTGAAGACAAGGAGAAAGTGGTGTCCTATCTTAGCAACTGTATGGAAGGGAAGAAGCTCGACCCTGTGACCTTTCGGTTTCTATGCAAAGATGGAACGTACATTTGGACGGAAACAACACTTCGCTATATTTACTCGGAGACCTTTGGAGGACGGGAGCTTGTGTGTGTAACCCGGGACATTGCGGAACGGGCGCGGCATTTTGAAGAAATAGAGAAGTTAAGTAACGAGCATGCTCTAATATTGAATTCGGTATCTGAAGGCATATTTGGTATGAATCTTGAAGGGGATACGATGTTCATCAATCCAGCGGCGATTACTATGCTAGGATACGATCCAACGGAATGGTTGAACAGCAAATTCCATACGATTCATCAGACTTGGCTGGATAATGAGCCATTCTTGGGCATTCAGAAGACGCTGATTCCCTCGCACTTCAATAATCGCTCTTTTGATGAGAAAGAGGGTGTGTTTTGGAGGCAAGATGGTTCCAGCTTTTTGGTCAGATATCACATGACTCCTCTTTTTGATGGAGAAGAGCGGATCGGGGCTGTAGTGGTTTTCCGAGATATCACAGAAGAGAAGGAGATTGTGCGAGCGAAGGAGTCTGCAGAGGAAGCGGATCGGGCGAAATCGGAGTTTCTAGCGATCATGAGCCATGAGCTGCGTACGCCTATGAACGGTATTATAGGAATGGCAGACTTGCTCTCAGGGACAGAGTTAAATGAAGAGCAGAGCTACTACACACAAATCATTACAAGTAGCGGAGAAGCATTGCTTCATATTTTGAATGAAGTGCTGGATTTCAGCAAAATTGAAGCAGGCATGATGACACTTGAACTGCAAATGGTGGATTTGCGTGAAGTGATACAGAACGTTAGTGAGCTATTCTATCCGAAGGTCAAAGAAAAAGGGTTGTTATTAACTATCAATATTGCACCTGATCTTCCATTTGTCATTGTGACGGATGAGGCAAGATTGCGCCAAATTCTCGTAAACCTAGTGGGAAATGCGGTGAAATTTACGGAGACAGGTGAAATTAGTATTTCTGCCAGCCTGGAAGCTTCTCAAAAGTCAGGAAATATTATCGTTAAATTCATGGTTAAAGATACGGGCTTGGGGATCCCGGTTGCCAGTCAAGGGTTATTGTTTCAATCGTTCTCGCAATTGCATCCTTCCATTAATCGAAAATATGGCGGAACAGGACTTGGACTGGCGATTAGCAAAAAGCTGGTGGAGCTGCTCGGAGGAGCGATTGGTGTGAGGAGCTGTGAGGAACATGGCTCAGAGTTCTTTTTCACCGTGGAGGTCTCTTTGCCAAAAGAGGAATGGATTCAGAAGGTTACGCTCCACCCTTCAGTGGATACAGACAAAAGCAATAAACCTAACGCCAGAGCATCTGATACGGGAGAATATGGACCGATGTCTATTCTCATCGCTGAAGATCATCCTGTGAATCAGCAACTGATGCTGGCTTATATGAAGAAGAGGGGATACTTCCCTGACGTTGCATCAAATGGCGAGGAAGCAGTTCGAGCTGTGCTGTCCAAGGATTATGATCTCGTCTTTATGGATATTCAGATGCCTATTATGGATGGGATAGAAGCAACAGGAATCATACGTGAGAAGCTCGGGCTGTCTCCCATTATTATTGCGGCCACAGCTTTTGCCAGAAATGAAGATAAAGACATGTGTCTGAGTGCAGGAATGCAGGATTTCATCTCCAAGCCTATCTCCATAAAGGAGCTTGACAGGGTTTTAAAAGATTGGTCTACTCGGATTCGTTAA
- a CDS encoding NusG domain II-containing protein: MKRGDFVIIFLALFAAGLIYGIKWWDTHNEQYQQGDLKAVITVDGKEYKTVSLTKEEQIIDIQSKFGHNTLKVFDYGIQMTYSDAPLRIALEMGFISRPKQQIICIPARIMVEVFNPNGSVDDEDELDAII, from the coding sequence ATGAAGCGTGGTGATTTTGTAATCATTTTTTTAGCTCTATTCGCAGCGGGTTTGATTTACGGAATCAAGTGGTGGGATACCCATAATGAACAGTATCAACAAGGCGATTTGAAAGCTGTAATTACGGTTGATGGTAAGGAATACAAGACCGTTTCTTTGACTAAAGAAGAGCAAATTATAGATATTCAATCGAAGTTTGGTCACAATACCTTAAAGGTATTTGATTACGGGATCCAAATGACATATTCTGACGCACCTTTGCGAATCGCTTTGGAAATGGGTTTTATTTCTAGGCCAAAGCAGCAAATCATCTGTATACCCGCCCGTATTATGGTTGAAGTATTTAACCCTAACGGATCTGTGGATGATGAGGATGAGCTGGACGCAATTATTTAG
- a CDS encoding DUF6157 family protein: MSYTNTFIRVAEDCPEETGIPPMSCRTLPPAHVIQYELLINEPYKYNHEELLFEVHVRHKQIPLEDRVTRREEIWKELFSRNHPCLRASLLPKRFGWGVHYNNEGKIAIYGKESPEYDYFTSCADEAVKLLPAMRNKREHG; encoded by the coding sequence ATGAGTTATACAAACACTTTCATACGTGTAGCAGAGGATTGTCCTGAGGAAACGGGAATCCCGCCGATGTCTTGCCGTACACTCCCGCCTGCGCATGTGATTCAATATGAGCTGCTTATTAATGAGCCTTACAAATACAATCATGAAGAGCTTCTGTTTGAGGTTCATGTACGCCATAAACAAATTCCGCTAGAAGATCGTGTGACCCGTAGGGAAGAAATATGGAAGGAGCTATTCTCTAGAAACCATCCATGCCTGCGAGCCTCTCTACTTCCGAAGCGATTCGGCTGGGGTGTCCATTACAACAATGAGGGCAAAATAGCCATTTATGGCAAGGAGTCTCCCGAATACGACTATTTTACTTCTTGTGCTGATGAAGCAGTGAAGCTGCTGCCAGCGATGCGTAATAAGCGGGAACATGGCTAA
- a CDS encoding GTP-binding protein, with product MKKIPVTVLSGYLGSGKTTLLNHVLHNREGLKVAVIVNDMSEVNVDANLVKSGNVLSRTEEKLVEMSNGCICCTLRDDLIVEVQKLAAEGRFDYILIESSGISEPVPVAQTFTYANPELDIDLTSLAQLDTMVTVVDAGRFWYDFSSGDSLIDRNQTAGEDDYRDIVDLLIDQIETCDVLLLNKCDLLEEEELNKLEAVLRKLQPTAKLIRTVNGVVDPKEILNTGLFDFEKTSLSSGWITELNKETHTPETEEYGISSFVYRRRTPFHPERLSFFFSHWPEEVVRAKGIVWVAAEGDLAASISQAGPSIQFGPAGYWLATMPEDQQQEVLESEPEMKAKWDEQWGDRMNEIVFIGVSMDSAQIEARLDRCLLTKDELKQDWTTFNNPLPWPVEELLAAVAEE from the coding sequence ATGAAAAAAATCCCCGTTACGGTGCTAAGTGGCTACTTGGGCTCTGGAAAAACAACACTGCTAAATCATGTCTTGCACAACCGTGAAGGCTTGAAGGTTGCTGTTATCGTTAACGATATGAGTGAAGTGAATGTGGACGCCAACCTGGTGAAGTCAGGTAATGTGCTTTCTAGAACGGAAGAGAAATTAGTGGAAATGTCTAACGGATGTATCTGCTGTACACTCCGCGACGATTTGATTGTCGAAGTACAAAAGCTGGCAGCTGAAGGCCGTTTTGATTATATCCTCATTGAATCATCTGGCATTAGCGAGCCTGTTCCGGTGGCACAGACTTTTACTTATGCGAACCCAGAACTGGATATTGATTTGACTTCACTCGCTCAATTGGACACGATGGTGACCGTTGTGGATGCTGGCCGATTCTGGTATGACTTCTCTTCTGGTGATAGTCTGATCGATCGTAATCAAACGGCTGGTGAAGACGATTATCGCGATATTGTGGATTTGCTCATTGATCAGATCGAGACTTGTGATGTGTTATTGCTTAATAAGTGTGATCTGCTAGAAGAAGAAGAGCTTAACAAGCTTGAAGCTGTGCTTCGCAAACTTCAGCCGACAGCCAAGCTGATCCGTACGGTTAACGGAGTGGTAGATCCGAAGGAGATTCTTAATACTGGATTGTTTGATTTTGAAAAAACAAGCTTGTCCTCCGGTTGGATTACGGAGCTTAACAAGGAGACACATACGCCTGAGACGGAGGAATACGGAATATCTTCTTTTGTCTATCGCAGGAGAACACCCTTTCATCCGGAAAGGTTAAGCTTTTTCTTTAGTCATTGGCCGGAGGAAGTTGTCAGAGCGAAAGGGATTGTATGGGTTGCCGCAGAGGGTGATCTTGCAGCAAGTATCAGCCAGGCTGGACCCTCGATTCAGTTCGGACCTGCCGGCTACTGGCTAGCTACAATGCCTGAGGATCAGCAGCAGGAGGTATTGGAAAGCGAACCTGAAATGAAAGCCAAGTGGGACGAGCAGTGGGGCGATCGAATGAATGAAATCGTGTTTATCGGTGTTAGTATGGACTCAGCACAAATCGAAGCGAGATTGGATCGATGTTTGTTGACGAAAGATGAGTTGAAGCAGGATTGGACAACGTTTAATAATCCACTTCCGTGGCCTGTTGAAGAACTCCTTGCGGCAGTGGCTGAGGAATAG
- a CDS encoding TIGR03943 family putative permease subunit, with protein sequence MNDSRSIRFHYLLRAVILLAFALYIGHLVQQDALHYYVAPKLARWVQLCPIPLTLMALSLAIQALFGKGNVLCDCEHRLPHSIFKSTALYGLFLFPLLLGFALPDRALGSMAASKKGISFSSLPSETTNAVRFESIDPYHEELTELAKILYGQPTIPVYSDIFSETLGAIDMYKQQFEGKEISVSGFLYRDDSETPENVFAIGRFLVQCCTADATPFGMLVDSGKLKSLPTDTWIEVRGKLQIVQYKGREMMQIRAEAITPIAQPTTPYIYTSADSITAWKALTNTANPTK encoded by the coding sequence ATGAATGACTCTCGAAGCATCCGATTTCACTATTTGTTAAGGGCGGTCATTCTGCTCGCCTTTGCTCTCTATATTGGGCATTTAGTGCAGCAGGACGCTTTGCATTATTATGTAGCGCCTAAGCTAGCACGCTGGGTTCAGTTATGTCCGATTCCTCTGACACTAATGGCGCTCAGCTTGGCCATTCAAGCCTTATTTGGTAAGGGAAATGTGCTATGTGACTGCGAGCATCGCCTCCCACATTCCATATTTAAAAGTACAGCGCTTTATGGATTATTCCTGTTTCCACTGCTGCTTGGATTTGCACTTCCTGATCGTGCCTTGGGAAGTATGGCCGCTAGTAAAAAGGGGATTTCGTTCTCCTCTTTACCATCAGAGACTACCAACGCTGTTAGATTCGAATCGATTGATCCTTATCATGAGGAGCTCACCGAGCTAGCTAAGATCTTATATGGGCAGCCTACTATCCCTGTGTATTCTGATATTTTTTCTGAAACACTAGGCGCTATTGACATGTATAAACAACAATTTGAAGGCAAAGAAATTTCCGTTTCCGGTTTTCTATACCGCGATGACAGTGAAACGCCAGAGAATGTTTTTGCCATTGGCAGATTTCTGGTTCAGTGCTGTACCGCCGATGCTACTCCGTTTGGGATGTTGGTTGATTCCGGCAAATTAAAAAGCTTGCCCACTGATACCTGGATAGAGGTTCGGGGCAAGCTTCAAATTGTGCAATACAAAGGCCGAGAAATGATGCAAATACGCGCAGAAGCAATTACACCTATCGCGCAACCAACAACACCCTACATTTACACGAGTGCTGACTCCATAACCGCATGGAAAGCTTTGACGAATACGGCCAACCCTACTAAATAA
- a CDS encoding DUF2812 domain-containing protein, whose product MKHVVRKLFWDFEKEEQWLNEMSAKGLALSSYSWCKYVFTDSSKNEYTYRIELLDNVPTHPESMAYLKFLEENGVECVSSYVRWIYLRKKSSEGAFDIYTDLESKIKHFKRINTLWNSVMWLEFIVGLANILIGLTNYFTSSNSISLVNVILGGFLILLGLVFFRAGAPIRKKIKKLQQENLIRE is encoded by the coding sequence ATGAAACATGTGGTTCGCAAGCTGTTTTGGGATTTTGAGAAGGAAGAACAGTGGCTTAATGAAATGTCTGCCAAAGGGTTAGCCCTTTCAAGCTACTCCTGGTGTAAATATGTGTTTACTGACTCGTCTAAGAATGAGTATACGTATAGAATTGAGCTTTTAGATAATGTGCCTACTCATCCGGAAAGCATGGCATACCTCAAGTTTCTAGAAGAAAATGGAGTAGAGTGTGTTAGCAGCTATGTTCGCTGGATTTATCTTAGAAAGAAGTCATCCGAAGGTGCGTTTGATATTTACACAGATCTGGAATCCAAAATAAAACACTTTAAGCGAATCAACACACTATGGAATTCTGTCATGTGGTTAGAGTTCATTGTTGGTTTAGCCAACATTCTCATTGGGCTAACGAATTATTTCACTTCATCCAACAGCATTAGTTTGGTAAATGTTATTCTAGGCGGGTTTTTAATTCTTTTAGGACTTGTTTTTTTTAGAGCTGGCGCACCTATCCGTAAGAAAATTAAAAAGCTTCAGCAAGAGAATTTAATAAGAGAATAG
- a CDS encoding MBL fold metallo-hydrolase — translation MRLDGILSEGYTDTWDVAPGVIGLRTMFVNCAFIGQPNSDWIIVDTGLSSYTNRIIDYAKEKYEKPPVAIILTHGHFDHIGGVKKLIEEWNVPVYAHPLELPYLTGKADYPPADPAVGGGLMSMVSSLFSHHGIDLGSAIHPLPEDRTVPGAKGWKWIHTPGHSPGHISLFRPEDKVLIAGDTFLTVKQESVFAVATQHQVVHGPPSYFTTDWEDAEKSVRTLALLDPHIVLSGHGVPMEGEKLSTQLAHLCKNFKEMALPGQGKFV, via the coding sequence ATGAGACTTGACGGAATACTATCTGAAGGCTACACCGATACTTGGGACGTGGCCCCCGGTGTCATCGGACTACGAACCATGTTCGTAAATTGCGCATTCATCGGCCAGCCCAATTCGGACTGGATCATTGTAGATACGGGACTTAGCTCTTACACAAACAGAATTATAGATTATGCTAAGGAGAAGTATGAGAAGCCTCCGGTGGCAATTATCCTGACTCATGGGCATTTCGACCATATCGGGGGTGTGAAAAAGCTTATTGAGGAATGGAATGTACCCGTGTATGCTCACCCACTAGAGCTTCCTTATCTAACAGGTAAAGCGGATTATCCTCCAGCCGATCCGGCCGTAGGCGGCGGTCTGATGAGTATGGTGTCCTCATTATTTTCACATCATGGTATCGACCTTGGATCAGCCATACATCCATTACCCGAAGACAGAACCGTCCCCGGAGCAAAGGGCTGGAAATGGATCCATACACCTGGACATAGTCCTGGACATATTTCACTATTCAGACCAGAAGATAAGGTACTGATTGCTGGTGACACCTTTCTTACAGTCAAACAAGAGTCCGTATTCGCAGTAGCTACCCAGCATCAGGTGGTGCACGGCCCACCCTCTTATTTCACGACGGACTGGGAAGACGCGGAAAAGTCGGTCCGCACACTTGCGTTGCTAGATCCTCATATCGTTCTCTCTGGACATGGGGTGCCTATGGAGGGTGAAAAATTATCTACTCAGCTTGCTCATTTATGCAAGAATTTCAAGGAAATGGCGTTGCCGGGTCAAGGGAAGTTCGTGTGA